Genomic DNA from Candidatus Kaiserbacteria bacterium:
TTTATCGCTTGCAAAATGCCAGATAGAAATTCCCTCCTCAACGTCATGAGTAGCCTCATCGAGTGTACGCCAGCATGGCACGGGGCGCTTTTCAAGAACCAAGATATTCATTTCGTTCTTCGAACCGAGTGAGCGTTCCATCACCTTAAGTGCAGTATTCATATCTGAAGGGAAATAGACATTCACAAAGTGCCCTTGACGCTGAAGCATATCATCGATAAAGCCAGGATTTTGATGTGAAAATCCATTATGTTCCTGTCGCCATGCACCCGATGTGAGAATGTAATTGAGAGACGGCACATCACCCCGCCATGGAATGTTGCGTGCAATGCTGAGGAATTTTGCATATTGGTCTGCCATACTCGCCACAATCTGCATAAAAGCTTCGTATGAAGCGAATATGGCATGGCGGCCCGTGAGAATGTATCCCTGCATAAGCCCCTGAAGACTATGCTCAGAGAGCATCTCAATGACTCGTCCGTCGCGTGCCATGTCGCGGTCCCACTCACGGATAGGGAGCATGAACGAGCGCTTCGTTACCTCAAAGACAGCGTCGAGTTTGTTAGAGTAGGTTTCGTCGGGAGAAAAGATGCGCATGTTTTTTGAACCTTCGTTTTGTGCAATCACATCACGCACATACTTTCCAATGGCCTGCATGCTACTCTCCTCGCCGCATGACCCTCCATCGGGGCGCGCGGTGTGCTCATTTGCGTAATGAACAACATCGGGAAGTACAAGTGGCTTGTATCCCGGTGCTCCTCCCATGGTGTGTGGATTATCACCCATACGACGATGTTCTGAAGGAATGAGTCCAGCGATATCCGCATGGAATTGCTTTCCATCAAAGAGTTCATGAAAACGATACGAGCGAAGCCATCCTTCGAGTGCTGCAAGTTCCTCAGGCTCAATACGTGCATTTTCGAGAATAACCTGGTGTGAAAGACAATTGTCTTCGAGACGCTTGCCATGCATTTCGTGAACACTTCCCCATCCCTTTGGCGAACGGAGAATAATCATCGGAAATCGTGGTGGCTCCTCAACTGCCCCATCACGCGCTGCTCTTTGAATACCTCGAATACGCTCAACAGCGGTATCCACAACCGAAATCATACGATCGTGTACGTCTCCTTCCTGGTATGCGTCAACGATATGTGGCTCGTAGCCATATCCACGGAACAAAAGGACTAAATCCTCATCACTCATACGACCGAGAATGGTAGGGCCTGAAATCTTATAGCCGTTGAGATGGAGAATGGGTAATACAGCCCCATTGGTTGCTGGATTAAGGAATTT
This window encodes:
- a CDS encoding phosphoketolase family protein, whose protein sequence is MHTHIENFLRAANYISAAQIYLKDNFLLEEPLRPEHVKERLLGHWGTCPGINFVYAHMNRAIKAHDLNMMFVLGPGHGFPAVQANLFLEGTLSKYYPELPRNRDGINAMAKQFSWPYGFPSHSNPGAPGVILEGGELGYALSTSYGAVLDNPDLIATCLVGDGEAETGPTATAWHLSKFLNPATNGAVLPILHLNGYKISGPTILGRMSDEDLVLLFRGYGYEPHIVDAYQEGDVHDRMISVVDTAVERIRGIQRAARDGAVEEPPRFPMIILRSPKGWGSVHEMHGKRLEDNCLSHQVILENARIEPEELAALEGWLRSYRFHELFDGKQFHADIAGLIPSEHRRMGDNPHTMGGAPGYKPLVLPDVVHYANEHTARPDGGSCGEESSMQAIGKYVRDVIAQNEGSKNMRIFSPDETYSNKLDAVFEVTKRSFMLPIREWDRDMARDGRVIEMLSEHSLQGLMQGYILTGRHAIFASYEAFMQIVASMADQYAKFLSIARNIPWRGDVPSLNYILTSGAWRQEHNGFSHQNPGFIDDMLQRQGHFVNVYFPSDMNTALKVMERSLGSKNEMNILVLEKRPVPCWRTLDEATHDVEEGISIWHFASDKEPHIVFAAAGDYLTKETLAAITIVRGEIPEMRMRFVNIVSLSANGLGNTTSRVVPHDMDYYFTNDKHVVINFHGYPQTIKQILFDYGAEPKRFTIHGYEEHGSTTTPFDMFVRNKTDRYHLAMKAFEVAEEEGLITVHQREELIAKYEEKLTAHRAFVVEFGNDPLDITNWTWTPRSS